In Ruminococcaceae bacterium R-25, one genomic interval encodes:
- a CDS encoding GTP-binding protein LepA, which yields MGDNYRKYIRNFCIIAHIDHGKSTLADRLIEHTHVREKREMQDQILDNMDIERERGITIKSQAVRLPYEASDGNTYLLNLIDTPGHVDFNYEVSRSLAACDGAILVVDSSQGVEAQTLANVYLAVDADLEVLPVINKIDLPSARPEEVRQEIEDDIGIDASYAPLISAKSDINIDEVLEKVVEYLPAPEGDETLPLQALVFDSKYDSYKGVIVSVRVKNGTVKTGDRIRMMHSGKEFTVTELGMFHPGELVPTESLKAGEVGYICASIKNVRDTAPGDTVTLADNAAEEPLIGYKGIQQMVFCGIYPVDGARYGDLKDALEKLRLNDAALSFDAETSAALGFGFRCGFLGLLHYEVIQERLEREFNLDLISTAPSVIYKIYLTDGSVVDCSNPTNMPDPASIDYMEEPIVKATIMLPKEYVGNIMELCQERRGEYTDMKYLDEKRVMLHYKMPLNEIIYDFFDALKSRTRGYASLDYEPAGYQRSKLVKLDILLNGDAVDALSFIVHADKAYARGRRMCEKLKENIPRQQFEIPVQAAIGGKIIARETIKAFRKDVTSKCYGGDISRKKKLLEKQKEGKKRMRQVGSVEVPQEAFMSVLKLDDE from the coding sequence ATGGGCGACAACTACCGTAAATACATAAGAAACTTCTGCATAATCGCGCATATCGATCACGGCAAGTCCACTTTGGCTGACCGTCTTATCGAGCATACTCACGTAAGGGAAAAGCGTGAGATGCAGGACCAGATACTCGATAACATGGATATCGAGCGCGAGCGCGGAATCACGATCAAATCACAGGCCGTAAGACTTCCTTATGAAGCCTCTGACGGCAACACATATCTTCTTAACCTCATCGACACTCCAGGCCACGTAGACTTTAACTACGAGGTCTCAAGGTCACTTGCTGCGTGCGACGGAGCAATACTCGTTGTAGACAGCTCACAGGGCGTTGAGGCGCAGACACTTGCAAACGTTTATCTTGCAGTCGATGCAGATCTCGAAGTCCTTCCCGTAATAAACAAGATCGATCTTCCTTCCGCAAGACCCGAAGAGGTCCGCCAGGAGATCGAAGATGATATCGGAATCGACGCATCTTATGCGCCGCTCATCTCTGCAAAAAGCGATATCAACATTGATGAAGTGCTCGAAAAAGTTGTCGAATATCTGCCTGCACCTGAAGGTGATGAAACACTGCCTTTGCAGGCCCTTGTTTTCGATTCCAAATACGATTCATATAAGGGCGTTATCGTCAGTGTAAGAGTCAAGAACGGCACTGTTAAGACAGGCGACAGGATCAGGATGATGCACTCCGGAAAAGAGTTCACTGTAACAGAACTCGGCATGTTCCATCCGGGTGAGCTCGTTCCTACTGAGAGCCTTAAGGCAGGCGAGGTAGGATATATCTGCGCTTCTATTAAGAATGTTAGAGATACTGCTCCGGGCGATACTGTCACATTAGCTGATAACGCAGCAGAAGAGCCTCTCATCGGCTACAAGGGAATCCAGCAGATGGTATTCTGCGGAATCTATCCTGTTGACGGCGCGAGATACGGCGACCTCAAGGATGCATTGGAAAAGTTAAGACTTAACGATGCAGCGCTCTCATTTGATGCAGAGACATCAGCTGCTTTGGGCTTCGGTTTCAGATGCGGCTTCTTGGGACTTCTGCACTATGAAGTAATCCAGGAAAGACTCGAAAGAGAATTCAATCTTGACCTCATCAGCACGGCACCTTCAGTTATCTACAAGATCTATCTGACGGACGGTTCCGTTGTTGACTGTTCGAACCCTACGAACATGCCTGATCCGGCCTCTATCGATTATATGGAAGAGCCTATCGTAAAGGCTACGATAATGCTCCCCAAGGAATATGTCGGAAATATCATGGAACTCTGCCAGGAGAGAAGAGGCGAATATACAGACATGAAGTATCTTGATGAGAAGCGCGTAATGCTTCACTACAAGATGCCTTTAAATGAGATCATCTATGACTTCTTTGATGCTCTTAAATCCCGCACGAGAGGCTATGCTTCTTTGGACTACGAGCCTGCAGGATACCAGAGATCGAAGCTCGTTAAGCTCGATATTCTCCTTAACGGCGATGCTGTAGATGCATTGTCATTCATCGTTCATGCCGACAAGGCTTATGCAAGAGGCAGAAGGATGTGCGAAAAGCTCAAAGAGAACATCCCGAGGCAGCAGTTTGAGATCCCTGTCCAGGCAGCTATCGGAGGAAAGATCATTGCGAGAGAGACGATCAAGGCTTTCCGTAAGGACGTAACTTCCAAGTGCTACGGCGGTGATATCTCGCGTAAGAAGAAGCTCTTGGAGAAGCAGAAGGAAGGTAAGAAGAGAATGAGACAGGTAGGTTCTGTCGAAGTTCCTCAGGAAGCCTTCATGAGCGTTCTTAAACTCGATGATGAGTAA
- a CDS encoding histidyl-tRNA synthetase, protein MRYAAQKGTRDILPQEIYNWQKAERTFADVCHSFGYEEIRIPTFEQTDLFQRGVGDTTDVVTKEMYTFEDKGGRSITLRPEGTAGVVRSFIENGMTSLPSPVRMFYNITAFRYEKMQKGRMREFHQFGLESFGSAGPDIDAEIISVVDVFFKKMGLKNIALHINSIGCPTCRKEYNTLLKDYFRPHVSTMCEDCQARFEKNPLRMIDCKVDGGKDIVKNAPRLIDHLCDDCRAHFEALKARLDAIGISYTIDPNIVRGLDYYTRTVFEFVSENVGTQGTICGGGRYDGLVEDCGGTATPGIGFAMGVERLLLEAEAQGVLSTAPSYVKIYFASMSESAKFEALKLCYDLRLKGIGCETDMAGRSFKAQMKYAGKSGIPFLAVIGDDELASGEVKVKCMADGTETVVKLDAIGDFLAGK, encoded by the coding sequence ATGAGATATGCAGCGCAGAAGGGTACGAGGGACATACTTCCTCAAGAGATTTACAACTGGCAAAAGGCAGAGAGAACTTTCGCTGATGTATGCCATTCCTTCGGCTATGAAGAGATAAGAATTCCGACATTTGAGCAGACTGACCTGTTCCAGAGAGGCGTTGGTGATACCACAGACGTTGTTACAAAGGAAATGTACACTTTTGAGGACAAGGGCGGCAGAAGCATTACATTAAGACCTGAGGGTACTGCAGGTGTTGTAAGAAGCTTCATCGAGAACGGCATGACAAGCCTTCCTTCACCGGTAAGGATGTTCTATAACATCACGGCTTTCCGTTATGAGAAGATGCAGAAGGGCAGAATGCGTGAGTTCCACCAGTTCGGTCTGGAGTCATTTGGTTCTGCAGGTCCGGATATCGATGCTGAGATCATTTCTGTTGTTGACGTCTTCTTCAAGAAGATGGGTCTTAAGAATATTGCATTGCACATCAATTCAATCGGCTGTCCCACATGCCGTAAAGAGTACAACACACTCCTGAAGGATTATTTCAGACCTCATGTTTCAACTATGTGTGAGGACTGCCAGGCAAGATTCGAAAAGAACCCCTTGCGTATGATCGACTGTAAGGTCGACGGAGGCAAGGATATCGTTAAGAATGCGCCTAGACTTATCGATCACCTCTGCGATGACTGCAGGGCTCACTTTGAAGCACTCAAGGCAAGACTTGATGCAATCGGCATTTCTTACACTATCGACCCGAATATCGTAAGAGGTTTGGATTACTATACAAGAACAGTTTTCGAGTTCGTTTCTGAAAACGTCGGAACGCAGGGTACGATCTGCGGAGGCGGAAGATACGACGGACTCGTTGAAGACTGCGGTGGTACGGCAACACCCGGCATCGGTTTTGCAATGGGCGTTGAGAGACTTCTTTTGGAAGCAGAGGCTCAGGGAGTATTAAGCACTGCGCCCTCATATGTAAAGATCTATTTTGCTTCGATGTCTGAATCTGCAAAGTTCGAAGCGCTTAAGCTCTGTTATGACTTAAGACTCAAGGGTATCGGCTGTGAGACCGATATGGCCGGCAGATCTTTCAAGGCGCAGATGAAGTATGCGGGAAAGTCAGGTATTCCTTTCCTCGCAGTTATCGGAGACGATGAGCTCGCTTCAGGCGAAGTCAAGGTTAAGTGCATGGCTGACGGCACAGAGACAGTCGTTAAGCTTGATGCGATCGGCGATTTCCTTGCCGGAAAATAA
- a CDS encoding prolipoprotein diacylglyceryl transferase, with product MRIHIPEFVWSPYGLIVILSVVIGFAVSVILMRRFKVEKQTILYTCLLTFVCTIAVSLLVAFKISEDGIQIGFSGLGAVVGMVIGLFISSLIFKDKPDLVMASFICSAPLMYGLAKAGCLLAGCCHGKPYSGPFALIYHSSADESYFPAQIVDMAAFILVHIISLILITKMKNKVRAIYIIIAILIPVRFLLEYLRHYHDGSLIASGQISVLIAGIAAVILITIWKMVLRLSCL from the coding sequence ATGCGGATACATATCCCTGAGTTTGTATGGTCACCATATGGCCTGATCGTCATATTATCTGTGGTCATTGGATTTGCCGTATCAGTCATTTTGATGCGCAGGTTCAAAGTGGAAAAGCAGACAATCCTTTACACCTGCCTTCTTACATTTGTATGTACCATCGCAGTATCGCTGCTGGTGGCTTTTAAGATCTCTGAAGACGGAATACAGATCGGTTTTTCAGGACTCGGAGCCGTTGTCGGAATGGTTATAGGCCTGTTTATTTCATCGCTCATTTTCAAGGATAAACCTGACTTGGTGATGGCATCTTTTATATGCTCTGCACCTCTCATGTACGGCCTTGCCAAGGCAGGCTGCCTTCTGGCCGGCTGCTGCCACGGAAAGCCTTATTCCGGGCCTTTCGCGCTCATATATCACAGCTCGGCAGATGAATCCTACTTCCCTGCCCAGATAGTTGACATGGCAGCTTTTATCCTTGTCCACATCATATCTCTGATACTCATTACAAAAATGAAAAACAAGGTCAGGGCGATATATATCATAATCGCCATTCTGATCCCTGTAAGATTCCTTTTGGAATATCTCAGACACTATCACGACGGTTCTCTTATCGCTTCTGGCCAGATCAGTGTTCTCATTGCAGGTATAGCAGCCGTCATCCTCATTACCATCTGGAAAATGGTTCTCAGACTCTCCTGTCTTTGA
- a CDS encoding ribosomal protein S18 acetylase RimI-like enzyme, protein MNVRRAEIKDIPGILDLLIQVDMVHHLGRPDLFKGPATKYNADELKDIIADDKTPVFVCVDDEGFVAGHAFCIEKQVLNDSVLTDIKTLYIDDICVDEKHRKMHIGTMIYEHVRDYAKANGFYNITLNVWECNPGACKFYKSLGFKPQKTCMETIL, encoded by the coding sequence ATGAATGTAAGACGCGCTGAAATAAAGGATATTCCTGGAATCCTTGATCTGCTTATCCAGGTTGACATGGTCCATCACTTAGGACGTCCCGACCTTTTCAAAGGCCCTGCAACAAAGTACAATGCCGATGAATTAAAGGACATTATCGCTGACGATAAGACACCGGTCTTTGTCTGTGTTGATGACGAAGGTTTCGTTGCAGGACATGCTTTCTGCATTGAGAAACAGGTGCTTAATGATTCAGTCCTCACGGACATAAAGACACTTTATATTGATGATATATGTGTCGATGAAAAACACCGCAAAATGCACATCGGAACGATGATCTACGAGCATGTCCGCGACTATGCAAAAGCCAATGGATTTTACAACATCACATTGAATGTCTGGGAGTGCAATCCCGGCGCCTGCAAATTCTATAAATCGTTGGGTTTCAAGCCTCAGAAGACATGCATGGAAACAATCCTCTGA
- a CDS encoding aspartyl-tRNA synthetase, whose protein sequence is MQSRTHTCGELRITDAGKKVQLSGWMENFREVGAELGFVVIRDFYGTTQVVIETAEMMKTFKAITKESTISVEGVVRERSSKNPKLETGDIEVVPEKVTVLGRCRYNELPFEINHSREADEAARLKYRYLDIRNPEVKKNLILRSNVIAALRNAMIEHNFMEITTPILTVSSPEGARDYLVPARKHPGKFYALPQAPQQFKQLLMVSGIDRYFQIAPCFRDEDARGDRCPGEFYQLDMEMAFASQEDVFTIIEDVLPPVFAKYGKYNRASGSPFVRIPYLEAMEKYGTDKPDLRIDLTVTDVTELLRTEEFAPFAEGEIKAVVISDFHESRKFIDKTMADCEIQSGSKGYWFRVDENGEIVGGISKFVAPKKDEVVAKLGLKPDTLVVLSAGTKGAAQKMAGVLVKTFGSAVPGHMDKEQYAFCWIVDFPMYEIGEESGELEFCHNPFSMPSGGLDVLLKAEKGEIDPLSIMADQYDLVVNGIELSSGAVRNHDPEIMIKAFELVRLGEEDVKKKFPAMYNAFCYGAPPHAGIAPGVDRMVMLLSGEETIREVIPFPMNKNAQDIMMDAPGYVTDKQLEELHISITKTETSEE, encoded by the coding sequence ATGCAGTCACGTACACATACATGCGGAGAATTAAGGATCACGGATGCAGGAAAGAAAGTTCAGCTCTCAGGCTGGATGGAAAACTTCCGTGAAGTAGGTGCAGAGCTCGGATTTGTAGTTATCCGTGATTTCTACGGAACAACTCAGGTGGTTATCGAGACAGCTGAGATGATGAAGACTTTCAAGGCTATTACCAAGGAGTCCACGATCTCTGTTGAGGGTGTTGTAAGAGAAAGAAGCTCTAAGAACCCCAAGCTCGAGACAGGCGACATCGAAGTCGTTCCCGAGAAGGTTACAGTACTCGGACGCTGCCGTTATAACGAGCTTCCTTTCGAGATCAACCACAGCAGGGAAGCTGATGAGGCAGCAAGACTTAAGTACAGATATCTCGATATCCGTAATCCTGAGGTAAAGAAGAATCTCATCCTCAGAAGCAACGTTATCGCAGCTTTGAGAAATGCCATGATCGAACATAACTTTATGGAGATCACGACACCTATCCTTACAGTATCTTCACCTGAGGGCGCGAGAGACTATCTCGTTCCTGCAAGAAAGCATCCCGGCAAGTTCTATGCTCTTCCGCAGGCACCCCAGCAGTTTAAGCAGCTCCTGATGGTTTCAGGTATCGACAGATATTTCCAGATTGCACCCTGCTTCAGAGATGAAGATGCAAGAGGCGACAGATGCCCCGGTGAGTTCTACCAGCTCGACATGGAGATGGCTTTCGCAAGCCAGGAAGATGTCTTCACGATCATTGAAGATGTTCTGCCTCCTGTTTTCGCAAAGTACGGCAAGTACAACAGAGCATCAGGTTCTCCTTTTGTCCGCATTCCTTATCTTGAGGCAATGGAGAAGTACGGCACAGATAAGCCTGACCTCCGTATCGACCTTACAGTTACTGACGTAACAGAGCTCCTCAGAACAGAAGAGTTCGCACCTTTCGCAGAAGGCGAGATCAAGGCTGTCGTAATCTCTGACTTCCACGAGAGCCGCAAGTTCATCGACAAGACAATGGCTGACTGCGAGATCCAGTCCGGCAGCAAGGGTTACTGGTTCAGAGTAGATGAGAACGGCGAGATCGTCGGAGGCATCTCCAAGTTCGTAGCTCCTAAGAAGGATGAGGTTGTAGCAAAGCTCGGCCTTAAGCCTGATACACTTGTAGTTCTCTCTGCAGGCACAAAGGGTGCTGCACAGAAGATGGCAGGCGTTCTCGTTAAGACATTTGGTAGCGCAGTTCCGGGACACATGGATAAGGAACAGTACGCATTCTGCTGGATTGTTGATTTCCCTATGTACGAGATCGGCGAAGAGTCCGGCGAATTGGAGTTCTGCCACAATCCTTTCTCAATGCCTTCCGGCGGACTTGATGTTCTTCTTAAGGCTGAAAAAGGCGAGATCGATCCTCTTTCTATCATGGCTGACCAGTATGACCTCGTTGTCAACGGCATCGAGCTCTCATCAGGCGCTGTAAGAAACCACGATCCTGAGATCATGATCAAGGCTTTCGAGCTCGTAAGACTCGGCGAAGAGGATGTTAAGAAGAAGTTCCCCGCCATGTATAACGCATTCTGCTACGGCGCTCCGCCGCATGCAGGTATCGCTCCCGGCGTTGACCGTATGGTCATGCTCCTTTCAGGCGAGGAGACTATCCGTGAGGTAATTCCTTTCCCGATGAACAAGAATGCGCAGGACATCATGATGGATGCGCCCGGATATGTAACTGACAAGCAGCTCGAAGAATTACATATAAGCATTACGAAGACCGAAACTTCGGAAGAATAA
- a CDS encoding [LSU ribosomal protein L11P]-lysine N-methyltransferase — protein MRWAEITIKTTEEASEAISEMLAQVGADGIASQDPLEFRNTIDNDPLSYCDDGTIESYGQDVVIRAYFAETDDGVIRMGAKSEEFANPDGVGMIYGSITDKELPTAEAMEFIKARIASIGEFLDVGTGFDSFRYVDDEDWANNWKKYYEEFKLSDRIVICPSWEEGDAELEKDAIKVILDPGSAFGTGTHETTSMCAEILDQVIKPDTSVLDLGTGSGILAIIASKLGASSVDAVDIDSLAVKVAEENCAINECSNVECYTGELKSVKNAPYDLIVANIIADVIAEIACDIPADLADDGIFVCSGIINTKKDRVVEALKAAGMEIIEERSKNDWMAYIAKKA, from the coding sequence ATGAGATGGGCAGAGATAACGATCAAGACAACTGAAGAAGCTTCCGAAGCTATCAGCGAGATGCTCGCACAGGTAGGTGCTGACGGCATCGCATCACAGGACCCTTTGGAATTCAGAAACACCATAGACAACGACCCGCTAAGCTACTGCGATGACGGCACGATCGAGAGCTACGGCCAGGATGTCGTTATCAGGGCTTATTTCGCAGAGACCGATGATGGTGTTATCCGCATGGGTGCCAAGAGCGAAGAGTTCGCAAATCCTGACGGTGTCGGCATGATCTACGGCTCCATCACGGACAAGGAACTTCCTACTGCAGAAGCAATGGAATTCATTAAGGCCCGTATTGCTTCGATTGGAGAATTCCTTGATGTCGGTACAGGCTTTGACAGCTTCCGTTATGTTGACGACGAAGACTGGGCAAACAACTGGAAAAAGTACTATGAGGAGTTCAAACTCTCTGACCGTATCGTCATTTGTCCTTCATGGGAAGAGGGCGATGCCGAGCTCGAAAAAGATGCGATCAAGGTCATCCTCGACCCAGGTTCTGCCTTTGGAACAGGAACGCATGAGACAACATCTATGTGCGCTGAGATCCTTGACCAGGTGATCAAGCCTGACACATCTGTCCTTGATCTCGGAACCGGCTCAGGCATTCTCGCGATAATCGCGAGCAAGCTCGGTGCTTCAAGCGTCGACGCGGTTGATATCGATTCTCTGGCCGTTAAGGTTGCTGAAGAAAACTGCGCTATCAATGAGTGCTCTAATGTCGAGTGCTACACAGGTGAGCTCAAGAGCGTTAAGAATGCGCCATATGATCTCATCGTTGCCAACATTATTGCAGACGTAATTGCTGAGATCGCCTGTGATATTCCCGCTGACCTTGCTGACGACGGCATTTTCGTATGCTCAGGCATTATCAACACCAAGAAAGACCGCGTCGTTGAGGCTCTGAAAGCTGCCGGAATGGAGATAATCGAAGAGCGTTCAAAGAACGACTGGATGGCGTATATAGCGAAAAAAGCGTAA
- a CDS encoding signal peptidase I, whose amino-acid sequence MNDELMNTNDKQLSGEELKKKDLSVTGDKAVSEDVKASAGEIVKDEEIPVLKPIKKRRMLEKGTAAYEVFDWIRTVCIGILAGVFIVVFLVQKDNVYGDSMLPTLSSGDVVFTQKVSTYFKSYRRGDIVVLDGANMEGYYGKEYLIKRVVGLPGETVKIEDGSVYIKAAGATEFYQLVENYLPTGTKTTMMETGKKKGYNEITLGENEYYCLGDNRPVSNDSRNLGPFTADRIKAVAVIKVYPVNEIKILT is encoded by the coding sequence ATGAATGACGAATTAATGAACACCAATGACAAGCAGTTGTCCGGTGAAGAGCTCAAAAAAAAGGATCTCTCGGTAACCGGCGATAAGGCTGTCTCAGAGGATGTGAAGGCTTCAGCAGGGGAGATCGTCAAGGACGAGGAAATCCCTGTATTAAAGCCTATTAAAAAGCGCAGGATGCTTGAAAAGGGAACTGCCGCTTATGAGGTCTTTGACTGGATCCGTACGGTATGCATCGGTATCTTAGCCGGCGTTTTCATTGTTGTATTCCTTGTACAGAAGGACAATGTTTACGGCGATTCGATGCTGCCTACTTTATCTTCAGGTGATGTGGTTTTCACACAGAAGGTCTCGACATATTTCAAATCATACAGGAGAGGCGATATCGTTGTACTTGATGGTGCGAATATGGAAGGATACTACGGCAAGGAATACCTCATCAAGAGAGTTGTAGGACTTCCCGGAGAAACAGTAAAGATCGAAGACGGCTCTGTCTATATCAAGGCTGCCGGCGCTACCGAATTCTATCAGCTGGTCGAAAATTATCTCCCTACAGGTACAAAGACCACCATGATGGAAACCGGCAAGAAGAAGGGTTATAACGAGATAACATTAGGCGAGAACGAATATTACTGTTTAGGTGATAACAGACCGGTAAGTAACGATTCACGTAATCTGGGACCTTTTACCGCTGACAGGATCAAGGCTGTAGCCGTTATCAAAGTATACCCGGTCAATGAGATAAAGATACTTACATAG
- a CDS encoding molecular chaperone DnaJ, which yields MPRDYYEVLGVSKGASDDEIKKAFRQQAKKYHPDLHPGDQEAEAKFKEVNEAYSILSDPDKKAKYDRFGHAGVDPNGFGGGGGGSYGAYDVDLGDIFSSFFGGGFGGSSRRRTGPQKGADLKYHMALEFMEAAFGCTKTFQITKEDICKSCNGSGAQPGTTPETCPTCRGAGRVQQQTQTLFGMTMVTKSCPSCNGRGTVIKTPCSQCRGKGRLKTVKNLSVQIPAGVDTGDLLPIRNEGEPGTNGGPYGDLYIEFRVKKHDVFERNGINTSCSVPITYAQAALGGEIEVPTIYGKEKYTLKEGTQPGDTITIRSKGIPNKSNPNMKGDHVVKFVLEVPTGLSREQKQLLKQFNDTLTDRNYMRSSQFFQKIKNLFK from the coding sequence TTGCCTAGAGATTATTATGAGGTCTTGGGAGTAAGTAAAGGTGCTTCCGATGACGAAATAAAAAAGGCTTTCAGACAGCAGGCCAAGAAATATCACCCGGACTTACACCCGGGCGACCAGGAGGCTGAGGCTAAATTCAAGGAAGTAAACGAAGCCTATTCGATCTTGTCTGACCCTGATAAGAAAGCAAAATACGACAGATTCGGTCACGCAGGCGTCGATCCCAACGGTTTCGGCGGTGGCGGCGGCGGTTCATACGGCGCTTATGACGTTGACCTTGGCGATATCTTCAGCTCATTCTTCGGAGGAGGTTTCGGAGGATCTTCCAGAAGACGTACAGGTCCTCAGAAGGGTGCCGATCTAAAGTACCACATGGCTCTGGAGTTCATGGAGGCTGCATTCGGCTGCACCAAGACTTTCCAGATAACCAAAGAAGACATCTGCAAATCATGTAACGGTTCCGGTGCTCAGCCCGGCACAACACCCGAGACATGTCCTACATGTAGAGGTGCCGGAAGAGTCCAGCAGCAGACTCAGACCCTTTTTGGTATGACAATGGTCACAAAGTCATGCCCTTCCTGTAACGGCAGAGGTACAGTCATTAAGACTCCCTGCTCTCAGTGCAGAGGCAAGGGAAGACTTAAGACCGTTAAGAATCTTTCTGTACAGATCCCCGCAGGCGTTGATACAGGCGATCTCCTTCCTATCAGAAACGAAGGCGAACCCGGCACGAACGGCGGACCTTACGGCGATCTTTATATCGAATTCAGGGTCAAGAAGCATGATGTTTTCGAGAGAAACGGAATCAATACATCATGCAGCGTGCCGATAACATATGCACAGGCAGCTTTAGGCGGTGAGATCGAAGTTCCCACCATCTACGGCAAGGAAAAATATACGCTCAAGGAAGGCACCCAGCCCGGTGATACTATCACGATAAGGAGCAAGGGTATCCCGAACAAGAGCAATCCCAACATGAAGGGCGATCACGTCGTCAAGTTCGTATTGGAAGTCCCGACAGGCCTTTCAAGAGAACAAAAGCAGCTCTTAAAGCAGTTTAACGACACGCTTACAGACCGCAACTACATGAGGTCGAGCCAGTTTTTCCAGAAGATAAAGAACCTGTTTAAGTAA